A genomic stretch from Megalobrama amblycephala isolate DHTTF-2021 linkage group LG22, ASM1881202v1, whole genome shotgun sequence includes:
- the LOC125258437 gene encoding uncharacterized protein LOC125258437: protein MVIANNAIRLREIQSAVIEDDNIFGNIESVSVATIDRVLRRNEMRMKQLYNVPFERNSDRVKELRHQYVQHVLELEAREPLHTFIYLDEAGFNLAKGRRRGRNLIGQRATIDVPGQRGGNITMCAAISENGVLTHIPRLGPYNTQHLLTFLDTLYRDIIPENERGLTGDHLSKHVIVLDNVRFHHSDVVRQWFAAHDRMLVAYLPPYSPFLNPIEEFFSSWRWKVYDRHPHTQMALLEAMDAACDDITAESCRGWIRHSRRYFPRCIARDDIRCDVDEMMWPDRKERLDVHE, encoded by the exons ATGGTTATTGCGAACAATGCCATAAGGTTAAGAGAGATACAAAGTGCTGTTATAGAGGATGACAACATCTTTGGGAATATCGAATCTGTTTCAGTCGCTACAATTGACAGAGTGCTCAGGAGGAATGAAATGCGCATGAAACAATTGTACAATGTGCCATTTGAACGGAACAGCGACAGAGTGAAGGAGCTCCGTCACCAGTATGTACAG CATGTACTGGAGCTGGAGGCCAGGGAACCACTGCACACATTCATATACCTTGATGAGGCGGGTTTCAATCTGGCAAAAGGTAGAAGACGTGGAAGGAATCTCATTGGACAGAGAGCAACCATTGATGTCCCAGGCCAACGAGGAGGGAATATTACTATGTGTGCAGCCATCTCAGAAAACGGCGTCCTCACCCATATCCCCCGTCTTGGTCCATACAACACACAACATCTGCTGACTTTTTTAGACACTCTTTACAGGGACATAATCCCTGAGAATGAGAGGGGTCTAACTGGAGACCATCTGAGCAAgcatgtcattgttttggataATGTGCGTTTTCACCACTCTGATGTCGTCAGACAGTGGTTTGCAGCACATGATAGGATGCTGGTGGCATATCTCCCTCCCTACTCACCATTCCTAAATCCAATAGAGGAGTTTTTCTCTTCCTGGAGGTGGAAGGTATATGACCGGCATCCACATACCCAAATGGCCCTGCTAGAGGCCATGGATGCAGCATGTGATGACATCACAGCAGAGTCCTGCAGAGGGTGGATTCGCCACTCAAGAAGATACTTTCCTCGCTGCATTGCAAGAGATGATATTCGCTGTGATGTAGATGAAATGATGTGGCCAGACAGAAAGGAACGCCTGGATGTGCATGAATGA